DNA from Agathobaculum sp. NTUH-O15-33:
TCGTGTCCTGCCTTACAAGCAGAGGGTCAGCGGTTCGAGCCCGTTAACTCCCACCATCAAAAAAAGACGCCTTGGGGCGTCTTTTTTGTTTTTGCAAGTGCAGAACAGACTGGGCTCATCATGAACCAACCGGTAGCGGGTCAGCGGTTCGAGCCCGTTAACTCCCACCATCAAAAAAGACGCCTTGGGGCGTCTTTTTTGTTTTGCAGGTGCAAAACAGACTGGGCTCATCATGAACCAACCGGCAGCGGGTCAGCGGTTCGAGCCCGTTAACTCCCACCATAAAAAAAGATGCCTTAGGGCGTCTTTTTTGTTTTTGCAAGTGCAGAACAGACTGGGCTCATCATGAACCAACCGGCAGCGGGTCAGTGGTTCGAGCCCGTTAACTCCCACCATCAAAAAAGACGCTTTGGGGCGTCTTTTTTTGTTTTTTATGGATACGGTGGGCCGGCGGGAGGAAACATTTACCGATTGCATAGATAGGCTATATATGGTACAATTTCCTCTAGAGGTGATATGTGTGAAATCCACGGGAATGGTTAGAAGAAGTGATGAGCTTGGGCGGATTGTGATACCGATGGAGCTGCGCCGTACATTGGATATAAAAATCAAGGACGCGCTGGAGATCTTTGTTGACGGGGAACTAATCGTTTTGCAGAAATACGAACCGGCCTGTATTTTTTGTGACAATGCAAGGGATGTTATCCGGTTTAAAGGGAAAAACGTGTGCCCGGACTGCTTGAAAGAGATGACCAATGTTAATGCATAAACCAAATCCCCGGAGCGCCTGTAGGCGCTCCGGGGATTTGTCAAAGAGGGAAAAAAGGGTGAATCGGGCCGTTCGCGATCAGTTTTGGCAACGCACTGAGTGGGATGCGTCAGCCTTGCGCGGTTTCGGCCTGTGCACGGTGCTTTAGGATGCGGCGGCCCAACAGGGTCGTCATGAAAATGCCCAAAAGAGACAGGCAGACCAGCAGGGCGAAAATGATCATATACGCCGTGGTGGGGTCGAAATGATCGATGATGGTGCCGAATACGGTATAGCCCCAAAGCTGCGGAGAATAACCGATAAAGGAGGCGACCGACATGGCGGCCGCGCCCATTTCAGCGGGAACGTTGGACTCGCCGATGGGCGCGAAGTACACGCCGCGTACCAAATAGCAGAACACGGAAATGATCATCAACACGATCATCGCCGGAATGACGAGGGTGGAGGTCTTGGGAATCAGGAGGGAAACGGCCAGCATGGCCGCCAGAATGATATAGCAGAAGCGCATCCAGTGCGCGCTGGTTTTAAACTTTTGATCCGCGAAAATGCCGGATACCGGGCCGGATATGAAGCGGACCACCGAGGTGTTGACCAAGCCGAAGATGCCGACCATGGCTGCGGGCAACAGATAAACGGACTGCAAATAAGGAACGAAGTAGGTGCTGACCGCGGTGAAGGTCGCGTAAACGCAGGAGGCGGCGATGCCGGTCATCCATATCTCCGGCATTTTCAGCGCCTTGATCAGACCGGAGAAGGCGATCTTGGTTTTGCCCGCGCCCGTCTTTACTTGGATCAAATTTTCTTCCGGCACGATGAACC
Protein-coding regions in this window:
- a CDS encoding AbrB/MazE/SpoVT family DNA-binding domain-containing protein, which produces MKSTGMVRRSDELGRIVIPMELRRTLDIKIKDALEIFVDGELIVLQKYEPACIFCDNARDVIRFKGKNVCPDCLKEMTNVNA
- a CDS encoding MFS transporter; this translates as MNILSRLGFDRKTLIRFIIIVANSQIIYSFNAIREVLYNPYVDALGVSHAQFGVLMGIIGAMSTFGNVPLGWIQDRFSARKVLTVDTLIVGAVGLFIALTPTTNFALLLPCFIIIGLFTEPLYWATVLKSVRAVAKEDKQATAFGFLEFGRGLADFLQNGVCIILYTVLGSTFFGIKAAMVFNAAVTLVSALLVWFIVPEENLIQVKTGAGKTKIAFSGLIKALKMPEIWMTGIAASCVYATFTAVSTYFVPYLQSVYLLPAAMVGIFGLVNTSVVRFISGPVSGIFADQKFKTSAHWMRFCYIILAAMLAVSLLIPKTSTLVIPAMIVLMIISVFCYLVRGVYFAPIGESNVPAEMGAAAMSVASFIGYSPQLWGYTVFGTIIDHFDPTTAYMIIFALLVCLSLLGIFMTTLLGRRILKHRAQAETAQG